Genomic segment of Malania oleifera isolate guangnan ecotype guangnan chromosome 7, ASM2987363v1, whole genome shotgun sequence:
AGGCAATCTCAGATTCACTCCATTAcctcctctatatatatatatatatatatatatatatatatatatatatatatatatattctgctGGGCCCAAAGATAGCCCATGAGGATAAAATTACCTACCACCAAAGAAGCATGACAATTGGCAATAGGAATGTAAGCAAGTCAAGAAACTCATAAGTTATGCAGACAAGATACATCTCTTAAATCGACTCAATTCGATTCTATTCAAGTTTGAGAAGAGTTCAAGTTATTCTAAGTATTTTAATAAAttgagttatttatttatttttattttttttttgaaaaggtaaCTTCATTAGatggaaagagaaagaggagTTAGAATGGAAGAGAGCAATAATCATCCTCGCTGCTTAGAAAAATACAATAGAACTCCTCCCAATCTACATTAGACAAAGAGATATTATACCTAATCTAATGGAACAAATTTGATAAACATCTATCATATACAATTGAGGTTGTGGAATATTTCTCCTTGAAGATTATCCCATTCCTCTACTTCCAAATCTCCCAACAAATAACTACTGAAATTGTTgctgaaaatttttaatttaagaaaCCACTTAAGTTTAGAGAAACTCTATATATGTAGAGAATATTGAAACCAAAGTATTCGGCATGACCATATGATCAAACAGGCTTTGGCAAATGAAAACCCAAATCTGCTAACTGAAGTGACAGTGGAGGAAGAGATGATCGACCCCTTTGCTTTCCTCCTTTCAAAGAGCACACACTGAGGCCAACTTCCAACCTCTTTTTTTGTAGGTTATTAGCCACTATAATTCAATTATAAATTACCAGCGAGTAGAAAGTGCTAACATTTAAGGGGATGAAGGTGTTCCACAACAGATTGAAGGGCAAACTTAGGTTATTGTGAGTGTCCTTATGAGAAAGATGTTTCTACGAGCTATCCACCCTGAAAGCCTGGGTGCTGGAAAGATTTCACAAGCATGAGTTGGAATCCCCCCTGTTGAGTGTTGCATCGTAAACCAGATTGAACAACTCGATTACTTGATTAACCTCCTTGCCTTTAACCTGCCTATCAAAGGATAAGTCCCATAAAGGATTATTGTTGGGGAAGCTAAATAATTCTGCGAGTCTAGTATCTTTCCATCTAGCCAACGTAAAAAGGTTCGAGTAAAGATCTTGAAGAGTGGCTTTTACAGCCCATTTATCCAACCAAAACTTTGTTTTGCTCCCATCTTCAACATTGATCTTCCTGTGTGTTCCCAGCTGGTTGGCTTTATTTTAACGAAAATTTTCCATAAACTCCACCCATGACAGCCCGAGTGCGTTGATGAATGCCAGTAAGAAGCCTTATACCTACACTTGATGCAAATCATTGATTTTCATAGGCCTTGATCTTTCCTACTGAGTCGCCATATCCATTTGCCCAAAAGAGCTTTGTTCATAGTCTCCAAATGTTTAATTTCTAATCTGCCCTAATTTTTGGGTTAAGTCACTAAACTCCACTTAGCAAGGGGGTATTTTAATTTCTCTTTTGTTTCTTTCCAAAGAAAGTTTTTCTGCATCCTCTCTAGAACCTGCACCACCTTATTTGGCATggaaaaaaatagacatataatATATGGGTTGATTGGATAGAACAGAATTAATAAGGATCGGTCTACCTCCCATAGAAAGGAACTTTGACTTCCTTGTTGCCAGATTTCGCTCCATTTTTTCCATAATTAGATCCTAGATGTGCCAAGAGTTCAACTTGACTCCCATGGGAAGTCCTAAGTACGAAGTGGGAAAGGAGCCCGAATTGCGATTACGGATTTCTGCCTTCTCCTCCGCGTCTTCGAAGACTCCAATCAAGAAGATACGACTCTTGGAAAAATTAACTTTTAATCCCACGACTACCTTTAAACAAATTAGTGAGAAGTATAGTCCAAGAGGGGCGTCAATTGgggtttaaaattttctttataaatcttttGTCTTTCCCAACTATTTTATATTCAGtaatcacacaagtataattgatttgcaatcatAAGTACAACTACAAACCAATTTAAGattaaatctttatgaatgaaaatatcaacttgaataaaattttaaagattttattttacaaTGCTTTGCAACTTTATCAATATttctttcagcaatttaattcaaaattagaactcaatttaacttttgaatatgtcaatccaatcaatatggtaagcttgatttcacaatatgaaacaaaatagaaatttcagtaagcttccaaaattcagactttgatatcaaataagttacttgaatttaagcATGTAActaatcaataagttaatgatctttgatatttatcaatcaacgtactccctttaattaaggtTTCACAACtcccaataacaaattaatttctaacaattaagtaagcatccacacaatttatatatgcagaaaattaaaaagagtagggaagagagagagacaccgaATAAGGTTCGGCTTACAGTCTACGTTCTTGCCCCAAGCAACTGCTGcgaggattccaactttctttattaggccaaagtgacaacctctctccttctcaggtggagttctctctctaacgagaatcccctctctctaggcaatgattcaacaaccctgaaatgttaaaaacaaaagaagaacaagaacaattTTTGGTTCGTACAAGgacactctcagttagagcagatttgtacacaataaaaacaatatacttcaaaaaTATTATCAATATAAAGATTTTTAAGCTCAGATATATATCACCATGGATTTATTCTTGGATTAAAATCTCAGTAGAAAACTCAGAGTACAGTGAGATttgatcagcaagaactcagCAATGAACTTTCAGCAAAGTGTATTcagtaagagagctttgagacTATGAGGGTAAGCTTGGATGCTGATTGCTATTGATTGTTGGGTGtgtaattcttgaaatcaaattgtatttatagagtttaaaaagtaatttttgtATTTTCCAAGTTACTTGgtgtgttttccaagttttctcATTGTTTGGAGTccaagcaatcaattttggaaacattctctcgctgttttaaatttgaattctcgAAGGTTAGTCGCCTCATCCCAAAGGGTTAGTCGCATGTGCCTTTAAATCACATCGAATTTTCAAACTCAGAGTAGGGTCAGTCACCTAAGCCTGATGGGGTCAATCGCCTAATGCTATTTTGTTTACTTTCTTAAAAAGCATATAAAAGATCAGTCGGTTGAGCATACATAGCCAGTCGCCCGAGCTtgcaatttttatgaatttaagaaatgtgtTTCCAAAAACTTGTTAGCTTTTAAACTTAGAATATTgaattgagattttgaaaatatattttgttgactttggtgtattcccgagggggggggtgaattgggtatttaaaactttctccacctaggtttatccaaatcagcaatattacgcaacctagggtctatctatacaattataaacccaatcaacacatgtataACATATAacgaatcaagcatacaacatacatgtgctgaaaataaaagtgtaaaaaataaattgcgaaaatataaagtacacacatgatatgttatcggggttaaGCCAACTGTACCTACATCGCTGCCTcaactcgcaagcctgaggattatcactattactcacttaacgggtggagcgacaccgattacaaccaggtcaaattctcaaggctggcatcaacctttacaaactctctttGCGGGGCGGAGAGGGTcgtaggtcaaattcacagggctgacctcaaccttatcCTTCTAGGTGAGATCAAACCCCCTCATGCCATGCCTTCAATACAATCAATGAGTACGAAATTTTACGTACAATTCAAGTGCTTCataactaagcagactatgtaccgaTTTAGTACAATATAGTCAATTCTTTTGTACCGATTTAGTACAATATGTACCTTTCTTTTAGGACCCCAAAGAGCAATTGCTATGGCCCTTTGTGTGCCAATCACTTGGAAAATTTAGAGGGGTGCTGGTAGGATCTTATGTGACTTGAGCACAAACCTGGCCAAGGTGTACCTATACTCACTGCAGAACTTGTTCACGTGGACCATATCAGATTAGGTGGATTGGATGGACTTCCTAGGCATCCTTCCTCTCTTTATGGTCATTGATAATTTCAAGATTGActctatatatataatttcatatcAGGATTCCAAAAGGGTTCTTTCACTTTGGTAACTTGAGGGAAATTACACACATTTTTTGAGGTCGAACTGCAGCCGTTTGTACTCTTTCTATGGGAGTTTAAGAGCAAACATAGTTGAAGTTCATCATCCGCATTTAGAGTTTGTTTGGATAAAATATTTTGATTGGAAAAGACagagaaaataagaaggaaatcatttttcactattttctttCTCTATATCAAATTGTACTAAAAgtgaaaatttgttttaatttgtaaattatattttaatttatttatttggtgtatttcttattttcttttttacattttttataaccaaacatgaaaaggCGAATTTTTTcaaattctcttttctttttcgtGAGTTTTTCCAAGTTACAAATGGGTGATCAAATTATTCATGTTTTGAAAATTAGATTGCCAAGGCGGTAAATTTTTGGGATCAATAATTCTCTCCATCATGGAGTTTCATTGCAATTTATGTAATGGAAATTGTTTTAACATTTACAAATAATAAGATAATTACGTACAAGTTGGAATTTTTCAACACTAACATCTTTATAAAAAAAGAATATTGGCGTTAATCACATTAGGACATAAATTTTCACTTTAGAAATCTTTGACTGCAGACATAACCATGATCTCTCCTTCAGCAATCAAAGTATCATTAATTAGGAATCCCTTTGATATGTCATTGATAGTACTTTGTGGGATGAACGCAGAGACACCCCGACCCCGACCTGGGGCACTAAACCAATGACTTTCTGCAAGAAAATAGATTGAATTTTTAGTGagtcaagaaaataaaatatctaGCAAGTCATTGAACAAAAAATTTAAAgtttatataatttataataatattttatatagagacaaaatacaaagaaaaatatatatctttcttattttcctttcattttattttctcaaacaaaatcttTGATTCAAAGAGATCCTTAATTCACATAAATAAAAATAGATGTAGAGACTAGTTTAACTCATAAGGCAGTCTAACTACCAGTAAATTCATGGTGGTTATTGTTGAATTGATTCTTTATCCGTAACTTgtattttgcatacaactttctcTTCGAAGGAAGTGTCTCGGACGCatctaataatatataaaatgatATGCTCATGGGTGTTCCCTTCGAGTCTCCCTTGGGATAAATAAGTAATTTCCTAAAAGCAATGCAAAAATCAAACCCAGAGATATATTAATGCAgtcaattaatatttatttggTGTGTAAGAATTTaactaaaaatttttttttgaagagCACATGATTAAGATCAAAGGTACCATTTTCGACCTCCGACAGTGAAGGCATCAGAAAAAAACCAATCTTTGGTTGAAAACCCTGTGATCTTCCATGTGTATAGACCATTTGGGGGTTCAATTTTGACCATTGATAAACATTCTCCTCTTCCATTGTTCTTAACCACAAAAACTTCAGCTCCAAAGACACAACAGTCACCAATGAGAAATCCTTTGGACTCATCTTCGAAAGTGCTTAGGGAGATCAGTTTGTCAAAGCCCCATTCAGTCTTCAACCCATGAAAGCGTTTTGCTCTTGCACCACTGTCTGATAATTAAGCATAGTTTGGAGCAATTAAAGTagtcaaaaaaattaaaataataggaGAATGCATAGCTGACTAAGTATATAAGAAAAAATTGAACTTTGCCCGGTTCGAAACTTCAAAAACATTATTATCCTTGCGTTTGGGAGTGTGAATCTTAAAATTTAGATTCAAATTTGTATTATTTTAGATAAAATGTTGTATAAAATTACATTACCGCCGCATTCAGGGCAATAGATTTCGGACCTTTGATTTGGATTTTGGTAGATTTGgccaaattttaatataattttatatttcatcTTATCAAAATCCAATACTACTCCAAATTtgcacaaattcaaatccaaatcttGAAATCCATGTTTATAAACAGTTCTTAATTTTGAAAACACATatatttctttcttcattttttcttGTAAAAAATGTAACGAATTAATGAGTAAAATCTTAATTGCAAACATCACTAacatttattgttattattatttttaatcgtgtggaaataaattttattttttaatggcATTTGATATCGGTATATagctagagagagggagagagagaaggaaaaatgattatgattatttttttaaataaatttttttatccaAACAGAACTTTAGCTAGCCAAGTATAATTTAGGGGAGGAGTGAAATTAAAATACCTTGAATGGTTAGGTACTTGTCCCGGATTTGATCATAAAGAAAAAATTTGAAGTCTACATTTATCTCCCAACTTGGAGGAAGACTGCCTGGCTCCTCTAGTACCAAATACAAGGAGAGGTAACCATTTCCATCTCTTCTCTTGTTTCCATTTGGGTACAGGGACAACCTCCTTAAGaagtgaaaagaaaaagaaatctaTGATCATGTTACAACAAAAACTA
This window contains:
- the LOC131159801 gene encoding uncharacterized protein LOC131159801; translation: MEPATEPAFNAKPAPASAYCSKLAVAMPTATCSAGEMPEEPLPPPRVPSAAHSSRLPPSPPPNVDHEGITRSLRDAPPAHYIFKIEAFSLLVSTEVEKYGTGSFDAGGWKWRLSLYPNGNKRRDGNGYLSLYLVLEEPGSLPPSWEINVDFKFFLYDQIRDKYLTIQDSGARAKRFHGLKTEWGFDKLISLSTFEDESKGFLIGDCCVFGAEVFVVKNNGRGECLSMVKIEPPNGLYTWKITGFSTKDWFFSDAFTVGGRKWKLLIYPKGDSKGTPMSISFYILLDASETLPSKRKLYAKYKLRIKNQFNNNHHEFTESHWFSAPGRGRGVSAFIPQSTINDISKGFLINDTLIAEGEIMVMSAVKDF